A stretch of DNA from Allomeiothermus silvanus DSM 9946:
CCTTGGGATCAAGGTGCAGGGTGTGCTCGGCGATGGGGTTCACATTCCCTCCCTCTGGATCACGGACGGACGGAGGCTGTATAGCCCTCTTCCTGCACCGCGTTGATGAGCCGGTCCACAGGAGCGTTGCCCTCGACGATGGCCCGGCCCTCCTGCAGGAAGACCTCCACCTTCTCCACGCCCGGCACACTCTTAAGGGCCTTCTCGACGCTCATCTTGCAGTGGCCGCAGCTCATGCCTTCGATTTTGAGTTCAATGCTCATCTTTCGCCTCCACCCCCTCCAGGGGAGGGGTACATTTCCAGCTTAGGCTTCGCTGGAGATAAAGTCAACCCCACCCAGGGAGGGGTGGGGTTAGCGCGGCAGGTGGCTTCAAAGGGACTTTAGCCACTCCCGATACTGCTCGATCTCGCGGCGCTGCACGGCGATGACTTGCTGGGCGAACTTCTTGAGCTCAGGCTTGGTGGCCTTCTTCAGGGCCAGCTCGGACATGTCGATGGCGTCTTGGTGATGGGGGATCATCCCCTCTAAAAAAGCCCGGTCTACCGGCATGGCATGCCCCGGCATGGCTTGCATGCTCATTATGGCCGTGTCCATCATGGGCTTCATATCGCTTTTCATCATATCCATGTACATCCGGGAGGGCGCCACCCCGTACCAAGCTTTGAGCCAGGCCGTAAGCTGGCCAATCTCCTTGTTCTGCACGGCGATGATCTCCTGGGCCGCTTTGCGGACGCGGGCGTCCTTCGAGACCTTGAGCACCGCCTGGGCCATCTCCACCGCGCCCCGGTGGTGGGCAATCATCATCGACATGTAGGCGATGTCGAAATCCTTACCGGTGAGCTTTTCCAGCACGGCCATGCTCTGCATGGCCATGCCCCCGTGTTGCGAGTGGTCGGTCTGGGCCAGGGCCAAGCCGAGCGCGAGTGTAAGTGCCAGGATTGTTCGCATCATCTTCCTGCACGATGGTGGCGAATTTGTGTTAAGCCCGTGTAAAGCGCTGCCGCGACCCCACCCCCAGCAGCAGGGCGTTCACCGTCACGATCACGGTGGAAGCGCTCATCAGCAGCGCTGCCCACTCCGGCCGCAACAGGATACCGTAGCTGTTGTAGAGCGCGCCCGCCGCGACGGGGATGGCCAGCACGTTGTAGATGGCCGCCCAGAAGAGGTTCTGCTTGATCTTCCCGCGTACCTTGCGGGCCAGTTGAATGGCCTTGGCGACATCGGCGGGGTCGTTCCTTACCAGCACCACGTCGGCGGTCTCTACGGCCACGTCGGTGCCGGCCCCGATAGCGATGCCTACGTCGGCCTCGGCCAGGGCGGGGGCGTCGTTGACCCCGTCGCCGACCATGGCCACCTTGCGCCCCTGGGCCTGGAGCTCTTTCACCTTAGCCGCTTTGTCCTCGGGTAAAACCTCGGCGATTACTGTGTCTATGCCCAGCTGGCGGGCCACGGCCTCGGCGGTGCGGCGGTTGTCGCCGGTGAGCATCACGGTCTGGATGTCCATGCGGTGCAGCGCCTGCACCGCCTTGCGGGCGGACTCGCGGATCACGTCGGCCACCGCGACCACCCCTGCGGGCTGACCGTCCACCGCCACGTACATGGCGGTCTTGCCCTCGGCGGCCAGCCGGGACACCCGTTCTTCCAGCCCGCCCACCTCGACGCCTTCCCGCTCCATGAGCCTCCGGTTGCCGATGAGCACCCTGCGCCCCTTAACCTGGGCCACCACGCCGTATCCGGGGACCGAATCGAAGTTTTCGGGTGGGTGCGGCTCGAGGCCTTTTTCCTGGGCCGCCCGCACGATGGAGCGGGCCAGGGGGTGCTGCGAGGGCTGGTCGGCGGAGGCAGCGAGGGCCAGCAGCTCTTCGGGGGTGAAGGGGGTGATGGGCTCGAGGTCGGTTACCGCGGGCTTGCCCTCGGTGAGGGTGCCGGTCTTATCGAAGACCACCGTGTCGAGGGCGGCGGTGGCCTCGAGCGCGGTCGCGTTCTTGAACAGTACGCCCTCTCGGGCCGCTACCCCTACCCCCACCGTGATCGCGGTGGGGGTCGCTAGGGCCAGCGCGTCGGGACAGGCGATCACGATGGCCGATACTGCGGCGGTGAGGGCGAAGGTAAGCCCCTGCCCTCCCAGGAAGTACCAGAAGAGGAAGGTCAGCACGCCCGAGCCCAGCGCGACGAAAACCAGGTACTTCCCGACCAGGTCGGCCAGGCGCTGGGCCGGGGCTTTGGAAGCCTGAGCGTTTTGCACCATCTGCACGATGCGCGCAAGGGCCGTATCGGCCCCCACGGCGGTGGCCCGGAAGGTGAAGGCCCCGTTTTGGTTGAGGGTTCCCCCGATGACTTTGGCCCCCTCAGATTTGAGCACGGGGATGGGCTCGCCGGTGATCATGGATTCGTCCACGTAGCTCTGGCCCGAGACCACTACCCCATCCACCGGGATCTTCTCACCCGGCTTGACCACCACCTCGTCGCCCACCACCACTTCCTCGAGCGGGATCTCTACTTCTTGCCCCCCGCGTCGGACCCGGGCCGTCGCGGGGGCCAGCTTGAGCAGGGCCTCCACCGCTCGCCCGGTGGCGAAGCGCGAGCGCATCTCGAGCCAGTGCCCCGCCAGGCTGAAGGTGGTAAGCATCGCGGCCGCCTCGTAGAACACCTCGCCCTTGAAGAGGAAAGTGGCCCCCAGCGAGTAGGTGTAGGAGACCAAGATGCCCGTGGCGATCAGGGTCATCATGTTGGCCTCGCCCCGCCGCAGGGCCCGCCAGGCCGCGCTAATGAAGGGCCAGCCGCCCCACCACACCACCGGGGTCGCCAGCAGGAAGCCCCACAGCCCCATCGAGAGGCCGAAGGGCGGCATGTCGGGGAAGCCCAGCGCCCCGCCGATGGGCGAGAAGATCACGATGGGCAGGGTCAGCAGCAGCGACACCACGAAGCGCCGCAGCATATCGTTCACCATCGCGGCCCCGTGCCCGGCGTGCTCGCCGTGCTGCACGGCAGCGTGGTCGTGGGCTGGGGCCGGGCGGGCGGCGTGGCTGGGGTGGGCGTGGTCGTGGCCTTCCGAGCCCACACTGGGGTGCCCGGGCTGGGCCTCAGAGACGCTTCTTTCGCCGCGAAGCGGGGAGGGGGCACAATCGGTGCAGTCGCAAGCGTAGCCTCTTCGCTCGATCTCAGCCTCGAGCCGCTGGGCGTTCGTCACCGCGGGGTCGTAGGCGAGGTGGGCGATGCCCCGAGTGCGGTCGAGGTGGACCTGCCGGACGCCTTTCAGCCGGGCGAGTTGTTGCTCGAGGTCGGCGTACTCTGAGCCGTCGTGGCAATTCCTGAGGGCAACCTCGAGGACCGCCGTGGTTTGATGCGCCCTATGTTCCATCGTTACCCTCCGGGTGGCAGCCAGTTTAGGCGCCGTTATATCCCTCCCCAGGTGGGGGGGGTGTGAAATCAGGATAGTTTGAACCATGCAAAAGGTCAATCCCCTCCGAAGTTTCCCGCGAATAAAGAGGCAGGGACGTTAGTCCATTCCTGCACGGCAGCGAGCTCCGTGTCGTCGGGCCGCTTGCGATGGGGGTAGGCCCCGTACTCCACGTACATGCCGAAGCGCTCGGCCACAGCCACCCCTCACTTCGCTCGGCGAAACCACGCCTCGAGCGCCAGCACCTTGTCCAGATCGAAGCGGACGGCGAAAGGCAGGAGGAAGGTGGGCTTGCCGCAACTGCCGCCCAGCCCCACCATCGGGAAACCGGCGAGGCTGGGGGTCTGGTACATGCGCGCGCAGCGCTCGAGGAAGGCCGCGCGGTCGCGCACTTTGTCTTTGCCAGCTTTGAGGCTGGCAACGTACTAACCCAGCGAAAGTTCGGTGAATTCCATGGCTTATCCTCGGAGGACAATCCTAACTTCTCCCCTTCGATCAAACAAAGCCCGGATCGGTATGCACCGTTGCTACTCTCCCAGGAAAATCCCGTGCCAGGTGTGCACCCAGACCTCACCAGTGTAGGCGCTCACCGAGAGCATCCCCTCGACCGCTTTGCGGCCAAAATCAAAGGTGTAATAACCGCTGAAAGCCTGACCCTCCATGACTGTGGCTCCCGGCAAGTAGCCCTTGAGAAATTGCCTGGCCAGTTTTTGCGCGGCAGCCTTGTCGTAGCGCGTGGCTGTAGGCTGGCCCTGCATCATGCCATAGCCCATACCCAAGCGGGTGTTCCACATCATGTTGGGGCCGGGCTCGAGATAGACGTTGCCGGTATAGCGGTCGGCCAGGATCTCTACCAGGCCGTTGCCCTTGGCATCGACTACCTGGGCGTAGTAGTTCTCGCTGAAGCTCATGAAATCCTTAAGCTTGGCCTCGGAGCTAAAGCGTTGAGCGAAGGACTCGAGCCGAGCCCTGGCTTCGGCTGGGGGGATGGGCTGAGCCTGGGCGGGATGAAAGCTCATCATGCCCATACCTCCGCCCATCATCCCACCCATCATTCCCGGGCCGTACCCATAGCCCTGCATCATGCCCGGATTGCCCCACATGCCCTGGGTAAGGGCTAACCCCAGCACGGCCAGGCCTACGATCGCTAGCCAGAACTGTCCGCGTTTCACAACGCACCTCCTCTTACTCGTTCAGGTCGCGCTTCATGCGCTCGAAAGTATCCTTGTCGATCTCGCCTTTGGCATAACGTTCCCGCAGAATCTCCAGGGCGCGGTCCCGCCCCTCCCTCGATGGACGGGAGAGGGCCCGCACCAGCAGGTAGATCAGCAGCACTAGGACGGCTAATTGGGCCAGCAGGCCCAGCCAACCCCAGCCGCCCATCATGCCGTAGCCGTAAGAACACCAAGGACACCAACCCATCACAGTCCCCTCCTTCTAACCCCGAACTTCGAGCACCCCCATCATCCCCCGGTCCTCTGCCAGTAGGACAATCCACAGCGCCAGCCGAACTTTGCGCATCTGCCTCGGCTTACTCCGGCTCGACTCTAGGGGGCCTCCTCTAGAGTTTGCAGAGCACGGCTCAAACGGACACGGGCCTCTTGGGCCAAGGGCTCGAGCTGTCGCCGGGTGGCTTCTTCAGTTAAGCTAAACATTGCCTCGGGGTCGAGGATGCTGACCTCAACCTCCCCCTCGAGCTGGCGTAGCACCACGTTGCAGGGCAGCAACAGCCCGATGTCACGGTCTGTATCTAGGGCCTGCCGGGCCAGGTTGGGGTTGCAGGCTCCCAGGATCAGGTACGGCTCGTACTCCAGGCCCAGCTTCTCCTTCAGGGTCTTTTGTACGTCAATCTCACTCAGAATGCCAAAGCCCTGGGCTTTCAGCGCTTCCACAGCTCGGGTCCTGACCTCGATCAAGTCACCCGACAAAATGGTTTTCATCGCGTAGTTCGACACATTTACCTCCTCATCCCTTCACCTGCAAGATCCCCATCATTCCCCGGTCTTCGTGCTCGACGATATGGCAGTGGTAGACAGTGACCCCGCTGAAGTCGCGCAGGGGCACCGCGATCCGCACAACCTCGTTTTTGCGCAGGTTCACGGTATCCTTCCAGGCCCGGTAGGGCGCTGGCTTGCCGCCCCGCGAGAGCACCTGGAAGGGGTAGGTGTGCAGGTGGAAGGGGTGATCCATGTCGGTTTTGTTAACCAGCTCCCAGACCTCGAGGCTTCCTAATTGGGCCCGCACATCTACCCGGGCCGGATCGAACATCTGGCCGTTGATAAAGAATTCAGCTTGCATCATTCGCTCGCCTAGCTCAAAGCGGCGGGTAGCGGCAGCCCTGGCGGGCTCGAGGCGTTCGACGGGGGCCAGCGAGGCCGGCAGCGGCAGGGGCTTGGGGCTGGCCGGGGCCACCACGGTGAGCAGGGTCTCGAGGCGGGTGGCCCCCATGCCCATCATCCCCACGTTGCCCATGCCCCTCATGCCGCCGTGGTTCATCATCCCCATCCCTTGGCCCATCCCCGGGTCGCCCATACTGCCGCCGGGCATCATCATCGCGCCACGGTTGTAGGGGAGGGCCTGCAGCCGATAGCTGCCGGGCCGTATCAGGCGCACGAGCACCTCGGCCCGTTCGCCGGGGGCCAGCAGGAGCTCGGGGAGCTCAACGGGCTTCTCGAGGAAGCCGCCGTCGGTGGCGATGAGGTAGAGGGGATGGTTTTCCAGCGCCAGCCGGTAGTAGCAGGCGTTGCTGGCGTTCAAGAGCCGCAGGCGCAGGGTGGCCTTCTGGGCACGCAGGGTCGGGCGCACGGCGGCGTTGACGGTGAGCAGGCTGCCTTCCCGGCCGTTCATCCAGTCCATCTGGGTCCAGGCCGGGATCCGGTCGCCGGAGAACAGCCAGTCTTTGAGCACCAGGAGGTGTTCCTCGGCCCCCTTCAACTCGGGCAGGGCATCGAGCGGCCCCTCCACCACCAGCAGGCCCGCCAGCCCCGCGTAGAGCTGTGGGGCCACCCGGCCGTGGACGTGGGGGTGGTACCAGTAAGTCCCCGCCGAGCCCTTGGGGATCGTGAACTCATAAAGGCGGCTCTCGCCGGGCTGGACCAGGGCCAGCGGGTCGTCCACGCTGGGGGGCACGTGCAAGCCGTGCAGGTGCAGGTTGGTAGCCTCGGGGAGGTTGTTGGTGAAGTTGAGCCGCACCGTCTCGCCCTCGCGCAGGCGCAGGGTAGGGCCGGGGAAGCCACCGTAGGTCAGCAGTTGGACGGGTTTGCCGCCCATAGTGAGATTGCTTTGTCGAGCAGCAATCTGCGCCTCGACCACGCCCTCGGCCCGGCGCACCTCGAGCGTGCGGGGCTGGGGAAAGGGGCTTTGGGCAAAGGCGGGGAGCCTCGAGAGGGCGTAGCTGCCCGCCAGGCCCAGGGCTCCGTACCTCAACAGTTCGCGTCGGTGCATAACGCCTCCTGGCCTTAGCCTGGGCCCGAGGTGTTAAGCCCGTGTAAAGAGGGGCGGGTTTACCAGCGCTTAACACGCCTGCGGTAGCTTCTGATCCATGAGGAAGCTTATGATCCATCAACCCAACCGAAGACGAGCGCTGAAGCTGCTCGGCAGCCTCGCCCTGGGTCTGGCCAGCGGTGTCCTGGCGCAGCAGGGGCGGGCTCTGAAGGGGCTCGAGGCCACCCTCTACAAGTCACCTACCTGCGGCTGTTGCGGGGAGTACGTGAAATTCCTGCAGGCGCAGGGCGCCCTGGTGCAGGTGGTGTTGCAGGACGATCTCGGCCCCATCAAGCGCCGCTACGGGATTCCGCCCCAGGCCCAGAGCTGCCACACCCTGCGCCTCGCAGGCTACACCGTGGAGGGGCACGTCCCGCTCGAAGCCTTGCAAAAGCTCTTGCGTGAGCGGCCTAAGATCGACGGGATCGCCCTGCCAGGCATGCCCCTAGGAACGCCGGGGATGCCCGGCCCCAAAACCCAGCCCTACCGGGTGTTGGCTCTGGTCAAGGGGCGGCTCGAGCCTTTTATAACGCTCTAAGGGGCCTCAGGGTGAGGGGGCTGGGGCAGCGTAAACCAGAAAGTGCTGCCGCGCCCGGCCTCGCTCCTCAGACCCATCGTTCCCCCCATAGCCTCGACCAGGCCCTTGGCGATGGTCAGGCCTACCCCGCTTCCGCCGTCCTGCCGGCTGCGGGCCGAGTCCACCCGGTAGAAGCGCTCAAAGACCCGCGCCTGATGCTCAGGGGGTATGCCCGGGCCGGTGTCGCGCACGCTAAAGCACACCCCGCTCGGCACTAGCCCGGCCTGGAGTACCACCTCCCCGCCGGACGGGGTGTGGCGCAGGGCGTTGGCGAGCAGGTTGGAGAGCACCTGTTGCAGGCGCTCGAGGTCGGCCCATACCGGGGGCAGTCGTGGGGGCACGTCCAGGCGCAAGGCCACCCCCTGCTCAGCAAAGACCAGCTCGAAGCGCTCCGCGGCTTGCCTAAGGGCCTCGGCGGGATCGAGCGGCTGGGGGCGAATTTCTACCGCGCCAGCTTCCACCCTCGAGACCAGCGAGAGATCCTCGACCAGGCGGCGCATGGCCCGCACCTCGTGGGCGATGCGGTGGGCGGCCTGCTCGGGCGGTAGCACCCCGTCGGCCAGGGCCTCGGCGTAGCCCTGCAGCCCGGCCAGGGGGGTGCGCAGCTCGTGAGCGACGGAGCCGATGAGCTCGACGCGGCTCTGCTCGACCTTCTCCAGCGCCTCGGCCATGCGGTTGAAGTCCTGGGCGAGAGAGGCCAGCTCGTCGCGCCCCTGAACCTTCAGGCGGTTGCGGTAATGCCCCTGGGCGATCTCCCGGCTGCCGCAGGCCAGCAGTCGCACGCTCCGGCTGACCCGCCTCGAGACCACCCAGGCCGTGCCCGCCGCCAGCAACCCAGCCAACGGCAGCGAGGCCAGCCAGGCGGCGGTGAGGGTCGAGCGCAGGCCGCGCTCGAGGTCAGCGTGGAGGTCGGGGCCTTGTGGCCCGATGGCTGCTGCCATTTGCTCGATGTGCCTTTGATAGAAGCGCGGAGCCAGCCACTCCGCGAAGCCCAGCAGCGCCACCACCGCCACCAAGGCCGCCAGCAGGTGGGTCAGGAATAGCCGCGTGAACATCACTCCTCCTGGAAGCGGTAGCCCACCCCGCGCACCGTCTCGATGTAGCGGGGGTTGTCGCCGTCCTCGCCCAGCTTTTTGCGCAGCCCGGCGATATGCACATCCACTACCCGATCCACCCCGGGGAAGTCGGTACCCCAGACCCGCTCCAGGAGGCGCTCGCGGCTCCACACCAACCTGGGGTGCTGGGCTAGGGTCAGGAGTAGGTCGAACTCGAGCTTCGAGAGCGCCAGGGGTTCTCCGGCCAGGTAGGCTTCACGCTCGCGGGGTCGGATCACCAACTCGCCGAAGGCCAGTTCGGCCTTAAGCCCGCTGCGGCGCAGCAAAGCCCGCACCCGAGCTACCACCTCGCGCGGGCTGAAGGGCTTGGTCACGTAGTCGTCTGCCCCCAGGTCGAGCCCTCGGATGCGCTCTTCCTCTTCCCCTTTGGCGGTGAGCATCAAAACGGGCAGCTCGGGGTAGTCCCGCCGGAGTTCGCGGGCCACCTCCCAGCCCGAAAGCCGGGGTAGCATCAGGTCGAGCACTACCAGGCTGGCCTGGGGAATCTTTCCCAGCGCTTCTAGCCCGTCTGCGGCCTCTAC
This window harbors:
- a CDS encoding CopZ family metallochaperone, producing the protein MSIELKIEGMSCGHCKMSVEKALKSVPGVEKVEVFLQEGRAIVEGNAPVDRLINAVQEEGYTASVRP
- a CDS encoding DUF305 domain-containing protein, with protein sequence MMRTILALTLALGLALAQTDHSQHGGMAMQSMAVLEKLTGKDFDIAYMSMMIAHHRGAVEMAQAVLKVSKDARVRKAAQEIIAVQNKEIGQLTAWLKAWYGVAPSRMYMDMMKSDMKPMMDTAIMSMQAMPGHAMPVDRAFLEGMIPHHQDAIDMSELALKKATKPELKKFAQQVIAVQRREIEQYREWLKSL
- a CDS encoding copper-translocating P-type ATPase — protein: MEHRAHQTTAVLEVALRNCHDGSEYADLEQQLARLKGVRQVHLDRTRGIAHLAYDPAVTNAQRLEAEIERRGYACDCTDCAPSPLRGERSVSEAQPGHPSVGSEGHDHAHPSHAARPAPAHDHAAVQHGEHAGHGAAMVNDMLRRFVVSLLLTLPIVIFSPIGGALGFPDMPPFGLSMGLWGFLLATPVVWWGGWPFISAAWRALRRGEANMMTLIATGILVSYTYSLGATFLFKGEVFYEAAAMLTTFSLAGHWLEMRSRFATGRAVEALLKLAPATARVRRGGQEVEIPLEEVVVGDEVVVKPGEKIPVDGVVVSGQSYVDESMITGEPIPVLKSEGAKVIGGTLNQNGAFTFRATAVGADTALARIVQMVQNAQASKAPAQRLADLVGKYLVFVALGSGVLTFLFWYFLGGQGLTFALTAAVSAIVIACPDALALATPTAITVGVGVAAREGVLFKNATALEATAALDTVVFDKTGTLTEGKPAVTDLEPITPFTPEELLALAASADQPSQHPLARSIVRAAQEKGLEPHPPENFDSVPGYGVVAQVKGRRVLIGNRRLMEREGVEVGGLEERVSRLAAEGKTAMYVAVDGQPAGVVAVADVIRESARKAVQALHRMDIQTVMLTGDNRRTAEAVARQLGIDTVIAEVLPEDKAAKVKELQAQGRKVAMVGDGVNDAPALAEADVGIAIGAGTDVAVETADVVLVRNDPADVAKAIQLARKVRGKIKQNLFWAAIYNVLAIPVAAGALYNSYGILLRPEWAALLMSASTVIVTVNALLLGVGSRQRFTRA
- a CDS encoding SHOCT domain-containing protein yields the protein MGWCPWCSYGYGMMGGWGWLGLLAQLAVLVLLIYLLVRALSRPSREGRDRALEILRERYAKGEIDKDTFERMKRDLNE
- a CDS encoding DUF302 domain-containing protein — its product is MSNYAMKTILSGDLIEVRTRAVEALKAQGFGILSEIDVQKTLKEKLGLEYEPYLILGACNPNLARQALDTDRDIGLLLPCNVVLRQLEGEVEVSILDPEAMFSLTEEATRRQLEPLAQEARVRLSRALQTLEEAP
- a CDS encoding multicopper oxidase family protein, which translates into the protein MHRRELLRYGALGLAGSYALSRLPAFAQSPFPQPRTLEVRRAEGVVEAQIAARQSNLTMGGKPVQLLTYGGFPGPTLRLREGETVRLNFTNNLPEATNLHLHGLHVPPSVDDPLALVQPGESRLYEFTIPKGSAGTYWYHPHVHGRVAPQLYAGLAGLLVVEGPLDALPELKGAEEHLLVLKDWLFSGDRIPAWTQMDWMNGREGSLLTVNAAVRPTLRAQKATLRLRLLNASNACYYRLALENHPLYLIATDGGFLEKPVELPELLLAPGERAEVLVRLIRPGSYRLQALPYNRGAMMMPGGSMGDPGMGQGMGMMNHGGMRGMGNVGMMGMGATRLETLLTVVAPASPKPLPLPASLAPVERLEPARAAATRRFELGERMMQAEFFINGQMFDPARVDVRAQLGSLEVWELVNKTDMDHPFHLHTYPFQVLSRGGKPAPYRAWKDTVNLRKNEVVRIAVPLRDFSGVTVYHCHIVEHEDRGMMGILQVKG
- a CDS encoding DUF411 domain-containing protein translates to MIHQPNRRRALKLLGSLALGLASGVLAQQGRALKGLEATLYKSPTCGCCGEYVKFLQAQGALVQVVLQDDLGPIKRRYGIPPQAQSCHTLRLAGYTVEGHVPLEALQKLLRERPKIDGIALPGMPLGTPGMPGPKTQPYRVLALVKGRLEPFITL
- a CDS encoding sensor histidine kinase — encoded protein: MFTRLFLTHLLAALVAVVALLGFAEWLAPRFYQRHIEQMAAAIGPQGPDLHADLERGLRSTLTAAWLASLPLAGLLAAGTAWVVSRRVSRSVRLLACGSREIAQGHYRNRLKVQGRDELASLAQDFNRMAEALEKVEQSRVELIGSVAHELRTPLAGLQGYAEALADGVLPPEQAAHRIAHEVRAMRRLVEDLSLVSRVEAGAVEIRPQPLDPAEALRQAAERFELVFAEQGVALRLDVPPRLPPVWADLERLQQVLSNLLANALRHTPSGGEVVLQAGLVPSGVCFSVRDTGPGIPPEHQARVFERFYRVDSARSRQDGGSGVGLTIAKGLVEAMGGTMGLRSEAGRGSTFWFTLPQPPHPEAP
- a CDS encoding response regulator transcription factor produces the protein MARVLLVDDDPAIREVLSAYLRQEGYEVVEAADGLEALGKIPQASLVVLDLMLPRLSGWEVARELRRDYPELPVLMLTAKGEEEERIRGLDLGADDYVTKPFSPREVVARVRALLRRSGLKAELAFGELVIRPREREAYLAGEPLALSKLEFDLLLTLAQHPRLVWSRERLLERVWGTDFPGVDRVVDVHIAGLRKKLGEDGDNPRYIETVRGVGYRFQEE